One Paraburkholderia agricolaris DNA segment encodes these proteins:
- a CDS encoding P-loop NTPase: MDTTIPPIYLVGGSKGGVGKSFVSLALADYLQRQDIHAALVETDTSNPDVMKAVQDEIHCVAYSLDDADGWIGLVNFCDGHRDAAVIVNTAARNQTGVARFGAMLAGTLGELQRRLVILWVINRQRDSLELLHGFSRTFPDALSHVVRNGYFGTPDKFTLYQTSELRKIIEKKGKSLDFPELADRVADELRGQRLSIRKAVETMHIGERAELLRWRALCGTMFDRVTVDG; encoded by the coding sequence ATGGACACGACGATTCCCCCCATTTATCTGGTTGGTGGCAGCAAGGGCGGTGTGGGTAAGAGCTTTGTATCGCTTGCGCTGGCCGATTATCTCCAGCGTCAGGATATCCATGCCGCGCTGGTGGAAACCGATACCTCAAATCCGGACGTCATGAAGGCGGTTCAGGACGAGATACATTGCGTGGCCTATAGTCTGGACGATGCAGACGGCTGGATTGGCCTCGTCAATTTCTGCGACGGACACCGGGACGCGGCAGTAATCGTCAATACGGCGGCGCGTAATCAGACGGGTGTTGCGCGATTTGGTGCGATGCTGGCCGGTACCTTGGGCGAGCTTCAGCGCCGACTAGTCATCCTGTGGGTGATTAACCGGCAGCGCGACAGTCTGGAACTGCTGCATGGTTTCAGCCGGACCTTCCCCGATGCGCTATCACACGTTGTACGCAACGGGTACTTCGGCACGCCGGACAAGTTCACGCTGTATCAGACGTCGGAGCTTCGCAAAATCATCGAGAAGAAGGGCAAGTCGCTTGATTTTCCCGAACTCGCGGATCGGGTTGCCGACGAACTTCGTGGTCAGCGTCTGTCGATACGCAAGGCTGTGGAGACGATGCATATCGGCGAACGGGCGGAGCTGCTGCGATGGCGCGCGCTGTGCGGAACGATGTTTGACAGGGTGACGGTCGATGGGTAA
- a CDS encoding tetratricopeptide repeat protein, which yields MIHQRFRRIVLLLALAVLPGASDAVDTLRPEIARPLNVAQDAYRAHKYQDALAKIAQATAVPNKTPYESYMVEEMRGAAAAAAGDNALAAQAYETLLASGRLTGADEQRTAAALAGIYFQVKNYPLTIRTAQRYIKAGGTNLDMRILLIQSYYLSNDCASVVSLLKPTVDAQARAGRVPDESQLQLLGTCAQRANDPGTYRSALEKLVAFHPKQAYWDNLLAAIRGKAGYSSSLDIDTYRLRRATGALSTADDYMQMTQLAIIAGTPIEGRQVIDQGFSSGVLGHDAGADREKRLQALAAKRAQSTVDSNGVPIPAFDAAFNQVFAGQAQQGLATMEALIAKGGMTHPDQAQLRLGEAYFIAGQKARAVQAFRAVRGDDGSADLARLWLLIAAS from the coding sequence ATGATCCATCAACGATTCAGGCGCATTGTGCTGCTGCTCGCGCTCGCCGTGCTGCCCGGCGCGTCAGATGCTGTCGACACGCTGCGCCCGGAAATCGCCCGGCCGCTGAACGTGGCGCAGGATGCTTACCGGGCGCACAAATATCAGGACGCGCTGGCGAAGATCGCCCAGGCGACGGCCGTGCCGAACAAGACACCATATGAAAGCTATATGGTCGAAGAGATGCGCGGCGCCGCGGCGGCCGCCGCAGGGGATAATGCGCTTGCCGCGCAGGCGTACGAAACCCTGCTGGCCTCCGGCCGGCTGACGGGCGCTGACGAGCAACGCACTGCCGCCGCGCTCGCGGGGATCTACTTCCAGGTGAAGAATTACCCGCTGACAATCAGGACGGCACAGCGCTACATCAAGGCCGGGGGCACCAACCTGGACATGCGGATACTGCTGATCCAGTCTTACTACCTGTCGAATGACTGTGCCAGCGTGGTGAGTCTGCTCAAACCCACGGTGGATGCCCAAGCGCGTGCCGGCCGTGTGCCGGATGAGTCGCAGCTGCAGTTGCTGGGCACGTGTGCGCAACGCGCCAACGATCCGGGCACCTATCGTAGTGCGCTGGAGAAGCTGGTGGCGTTTCACCCGAAGCAGGCGTACTGGGACAATCTGCTCGCAGCGATCCGGGGCAAGGCGGGTTACTCGTCCAGTCTGGATATCGACACCTATCGCCTGCGCCGTGCTACCGGTGCGCTGTCGACGGCTGACGACTATATGCAGATGACGCAACTGGCGATCATTGCGGGCACGCCGATAGAAGGCCGACAGGTGATCGATCAGGGCTTTTCCTCTGGCGTGCTCGGTCACGACGCCGGGGCGGATCGCGAGAAGCGCCTGCAGGCACTGGCGGCAAAGCGTGCGCAGAGCACGGTCGACAGTAACGGTGTGCCGATTCCAGCGTTCGACGCGGCCTTCAATCAGGTGTTCGCGGGGCAGGCGCAGCAGGGTCTGGCGACGATGGAAGCGCTGATTGCGAAAGGCGGCATGACGCACCCGGATCAGGCGCAACTGCGTCTTGGTGAAGCGTATTTCATCGCCGGGCAGAAGGCTAGGGCAGTTCAGGCGTTTCGTGCGGTCAGGGGCGACGATGGTTCGGCGGACCTTGCACGCCTGTGGTTACTGATCGCTGCCAGCTAG
- a CDS encoding ParB/RepB/Spo0J family partition protein, whose translation MQAEVNTQMNDIANAAEAHTLTDATANAEPLLETSFGNEQPVVSVPYSALRRSPLNARTKPLSGIDSLATNIRAKGLLQNLIVHEMKGSRGKHRKLGVCAGQRRQAALDLLFEQKHIAADYPVPVRIVSEGEALAISLIENSEREGLDPFDVLRAYRMLAEEGRSIDYVAALFSAAPITIKRRMKLANASPKLLALLREDAITLDQLSALVLTDDHETQEHIWFEANEWQRQPNYLRQSITRTEIDARRSRLVRFVGLDAYEAAGGYVRRDLFSDDENAGYIADPELLQRLAAAKLDAAAEEVRVEGWGWTEQRIERDVFELNRCGRLQPVQHPFTDDEQREMDALTAQQDELAEKFESLSEDDENAYEETERLETEIDRVNAAIFALESRAETWDVQQMAEAGAFVMVGPQGELIIERGLVRRENSAALDAVGATVTGTPETERASGEKEKPEATEKPVHSAKLCQRLTAHRAAAVHAELIAQPTIALAAVLQRLIPEVFPERYGVSFVSHALKLSCNSNHDSLLGAADDLATSTAWNLIEAQRERWGRELPARRADLLPWLIEQDPGTTLLDLLAFCTGALLDGIAGDEMPHSINALASALNLDMTRYWTPTRASYFDHVSKARITEVVASAVSPKVAADLGKMKKADAAAAAELRLVKASWLPEILTDREVPATPSWESHDDEDEDDSDDANTGDGGNDTPEAEDGDTEPDAGTGTERINNTPADAEAALGASSPLTPWPFPTADGMNGTQSGPRAA comes from the coding sequence ATGCAAGCCGAAGTCAACACGCAAATGAACGATATCGCAAACGCCGCCGAAGCCCATACCCTCACAGACGCGACGGCCAACGCTGAGCCGCTGCTCGAAACCAGTTTCGGCAACGAGCAGCCGGTCGTGTCCGTGCCGTATTCCGCCCTGCGGCGCTCGCCGCTCAATGCCCGTACCAAACCGCTATCTGGCATTGACTCGCTCGCCACGAACATCAGGGCAAAAGGGCTGTTGCAAAACTTGATTGTTCACGAAATGAAGGGCTCGCGCGGCAAACATCGCAAGCTTGGCGTCTGTGCCGGTCAGCGCAGACAGGCCGCACTCGACCTGCTGTTCGAGCAGAAACACATCGCCGCCGATTATCCGGTGCCGGTGCGCATCGTCAGCGAGGGCGAAGCCCTTGCCATTTCGCTGATCGAGAACAGCGAACGCGAGGGACTTGATCCGTTCGACGTGCTGCGCGCCTACCGGATGCTCGCTGAGGAAGGTCGCAGCATCGATTACGTGGCCGCGCTTTTCTCGGCCGCACCGATCACGATCAAACGACGCATGAAGCTCGCCAACGCCTCCCCAAAGCTGCTTGCCCTGCTGCGCGAGGACGCCATCACGCTCGACCAGCTTTCGGCGCTCGTGCTCACCGATGACCACGAAACGCAGGAGCACATCTGGTTCGAAGCAAACGAGTGGCAACGTCAGCCCAACTATCTGCGGCAGTCGATCACGCGCACCGAGATTGACGCGAGACGCAGCCGTCTGGTGCGCTTTGTGGGGCTGGATGCCTATGAAGCAGCGGGCGGTTACGTGAGACGTGACCTCTTCAGCGACGACGAGAACGCGGGCTACATTGCCGACCCCGAACTGCTGCAACGTCTCGCCGCCGCGAAGCTCGACGCCGCCGCCGAAGAAGTCCGCGTCGAAGGTTGGGGCTGGACCGAACAGCGCATCGAGCGCGACGTGTTCGAACTGAACCGCTGCGGCAGGCTGCAACCGGTGCAGCACCCCTTCACCGACGACGAACAGCGGGAAATGGACGCGCTCACCGCGCAGCAGGATGAACTGGCCGAAAAGTTCGAATCATTGTCTGAGGACGATGAAAACGCGTACGAGGAAACCGAACGGCTCGAAACCGAAATCGACAGGGTGAACGCGGCCATTTTCGCGCTGGAAAGCCGCGCGGAAACATGGGACGTGCAGCAGATGGCCGAAGCGGGCGCATTTGTGATGGTCGGCCCGCAGGGCGAACTGATCATCGAGCGGGGTCTGGTGCGCCGTGAGAACAGCGCTGCACTGGATGCGGTGGGCGCGACCGTGACCGGCACGCCGGAAACTGAACGCGCATCCGGCGAGAAAGAGAAACCCGAAGCGACAGAGAAGCCCGTTCACAGCGCGAAGCTGTGCCAGCGCCTCACTGCGCACCGCGCCGCCGCTGTTCACGCGGAACTGATCGCGCAGCCAACCATCGCCCTCGCCGCCGTCCTGCAACGCCTGATTCCGGAAGTCTTTCCGGAACGGTACGGCGTCTCGTTCGTCTCACACGCGCTTAAACTGTCCTGCAACAGCAACCACGACAGTCTGCTCGGCGCGGCGGATGACCTAGCCACCAGCACCGCGTGGAACCTCATCGAGGCGCAGCGCGAGCGGTGGGGCCGAGAACTCCCGGCGCGGCGTGCGGACCTGCTGCCGTGGCTGATCGAACAGGACCCCGGCACGACCCTGCTCGACCTGCTCGCCTTCTGCACCGGCGCGTTGCTTGACGGTATCGCGGGCGACGAAATGCCTCATTCCATCAATGCGCTCGCGAGTGCACTGAACCTCGATATGACGCGGTACTGGACGCCCACGCGCGCCTCGTATTTCGATCACGTCAGCAAGGCGCGCATCACGGAGGTCGTCGCCAGCGCCGTGTCGCCGAAGGTGGCCGCCGACCTCGGCAAGATGAAGAAGGCCGACGCGGCAGCCGCCGCTGAACTGCGGCTCGTGAAAGCCTCATGGCTCCCGGAAATCCTCACCGATCGCGAAGTCCCGGCCACGCCTTCGTGGGAAAGCCACGACGACGAGGATGAGGACGACAGCGACGATGCCAATACCGGGGACGGAGGGAACGACACGCCGGAAGCTGAGGACGGCGACACGGAACCGGATGCCGGGACCGGCACGGAACGCATCAACAACACACCTGCCGACGCGGAAGCCGCTCTCGGCGCCAGCAGTCCGCTGACGCCGTGGCCCTTCCCCACTGCGGATGGCATGAACGGCACGCAATCTGGCCCGCGCGCGGCCTGA
- a CDS encoding ExbD/TolR family protein, producing the protein MAMSVGQDGDDEVISAINTTPLVDVMLVLLIIFLITIPVVTHTVPVKLPNETIQPLQTTPKSIVIAVNREGDFFWNEKHVDAATLLTELKALSVMTPQPEVDVRGDQNTRYEFIGRVITACERAGIAKVSFITEPPPRGG; encoded by the coding sequence ATGGCCATGAGCGTTGGGCAGGATGGGGACGACGAAGTCATCTCCGCCATCAACACCACGCCGCTGGTCGATGTGATGCTGGTGCTGCTGATAATCTTCCTGATCACGATTCCGGTTGTTACGCACACGGTGCCGGTGAAGTTGCCGAATGAGACGATCCAACCGTTGCAGACCACGCCCAAAAGCATCGTGATCGCGGTGAATCGCGAAGGCGACTTCTTCTGGAACGAGAAGCACGTGGATGCAGCGACGCTGCTGACGGAACTCAAGGCCTTGTCGGTGATGACGCCGCAACCTGAAGTCGACGTGCGCGGTGACCAGAACACGCGTTATGAGTTTATCGGTCGGGTGATTACGGCGTGCGAGCGGGCAGGTATCGCGAAGGTGTCGTTCATTACGGAACCGCCGCCGCGCGGAGGCTAG
- a CDS encoding DUF932 domain-containing protein, giving the protein MQLASSFRYGSPMLRSDSPLPDDQIRRVAPSIFADDKHESRSERYTYIPTIDVLRGLRNEGFQPFMVCQTRVRDQDKREFTKHLIRMRPASDITGEDVNEIILLNSHDGSSGFQLLGGVYRFVCQNGMVAGETVGEVRVPHRGNIVQNVINGAFDVLDGFDLIREQKDGMRAVTLTHDEQHAFARSALALRYDPTAAEAPAPITESQLLNVRRFEDRRDDLWTVFNRIQESLTKGGLHGRSRSGRSMSTRPVTGIDQNVKLNRALWMLADAMRQMKA; this is encoded by the coding sequence ATGCAACTCGCTTCCTCCTTCCGTTACGGCTCCCCGATGCTCCGCTCCGACTCGCCCCTGCCGGATGACCAGATCCGCCGCGTTGCCCCGTCCATCTTCGCGGACGACAAGCATGAAAGCCGCTCGGAGCGTTACACCTACATCCCGACCATCGACGTGCTGCGCGGTCTGCGCAATGAAGGTTTCCAGCCCTTCATGGTCTGCCAGACCCGCGTACGCGATCAGGACAAGCGCGAATTCACCAAGCATCTGATCCGCATGCGCCCTGCAAGCGACATTACCGGCGAGGACGTCAACGAAATCATCCTCCTCAATTCGCACGACGGAAGCAGCGGATTCCAGCTACTCGGTGGCGTCTATCGCTTCGTCTGCCAGAACGGCATGGTTGCGGGCGAAACCGTGGGCGAGGTCCGCGTCCCTCACAGGGGCAACATCGTGCAGAACGTCATCAACGGCGCGTTCGACGTGCTCGACGGCTTTGATCTGATCCGCGAACAGAAGGACGGCATGCGCGCCGTCACGCTCACCCATGACGAACAGCACGCGTTCGCCCGCTCGGCCCTCGCCCTGCGGTACGACCCGACCGCTGCGGAAGCGCCCGCGCCGATCACTGAAAGTCAGCTTCTGAACGTGCGCCGCTTCGAAGACCGCCGTGATGACCTATGGACGGTTTTTAACCGCATTCAGGAGTCGTTGACCAAGGGCGGCCTGCACGGGCGCTCGCGTAGCGGACGCTCCATGTCCACCCGCCCCGTCACCGGCATCGACCAGAACGTGAAACTGAACCGCGCGCTGTGGATGCTCGCGGACGCGATGCGCCAGATGAAGGCATAA
- a CDS encoding MotA/TolQ/ExbB proton channel family protein, protein MKTHSLAALSASMVFAVATATTLVAPQTACAQASGVTVAVSAATAPTAAPAAAPADQAVPPPAPATSEMVSNPYGLGALWKGGDFVARFVLILLVIMSMGSWYIMITKFFEQYRANRRAKSADEQLWSAPSLAEGAKLLDESSPFRFIAETAIEAGEHHDEALLEAVDRNTWIDVSVERAITNVSNRLQDGLAFLGTVGSTAPFVGLFGTVWGIYHALTAIGIAGQASIDKVAGPVGEALIMTAIGLAVAVPAVLGYNFLVRRNKSVMERVRGFGAQLHTVLLAGGRRSKRGMAGQTATLVERAG, encoded by the coding sequence ATGAAGACGCATTCTCTCGCCGCGCTGTCGGCCAGCATGGTGTTCGCCGTAGCCACGGCGACGACCCTCGTTGCACCGCAAACTGCCTGCGCGCAGGCTAGTGGGGTAACCGTAGCCGTATCGGCCGCCACGGCGCCGACGGCAGCACCTGCAGCAGCACCTGCGGATCAGGCCGTGCCGCCACCGGCACCTGCGACATCTGAAATGGTCAGCAACCCGTATGGTCTCGGTGCGCTGTGGAAAGGTGGTGACTTTGTTGCCCGTTTCGTGCTGATCCTGCTGGTGATCATGTCGATGGGCAGCTGGTACATCATGATCACCAAGTTCTTCGAACAGTATCGTGCGAACCGCCGTGCGAAGAGTGCTGACGAACAGCTGTGGAGCGCGCCGTCGCTCGCAGAAGGCGCGAAGCTGCTGGACGAGTCGTCGCCGTTCCGCTTTATCGCCGAAACGGCAATCGAAGCCGGCGAGCACCACGATGAAGCCCTGCTCGAAGCGGTCGATCGCAACACCTGGATCGACGTGTCGGTCGAGCGCGCCATCACCAATGTGTCGAACCGTCTGCAGGACGGCCTGGCCTTCCTGGGTACGGTTGGCTCCACGGCGCCGTTCGTTGGTCTGTTTGGTACGGTGTGGGGTATCTATCACGCACTAACGGCCATTGGTATCGCCGGCCAGGCATCGATCGACAAGGTCGCAGGCCCGGTCGGTGAAGCGCTGATCATGACGGCAATCGGTCTGGCCGTGGCAGTTCCGGCGGTGCTCGGCTACAACTTCCTGGTTCGCCGCAACAAGTCGGTGATGGAACGGGTGCGCGGCTTCGGTGCACAACTGCACACGGTGCTGCTGGCTGGCGGCCGTCGCTCGAAGCGCGGCATGGCCGGTCAGACGGCGACGCTGGTCGAGCGGGCGGGGTAA
- a CDS encoding energy transducer TonB produces MLTDGVFRSNDARGPREFGKKQQNPVRRFGGIVAVLLLHVVLIYALLNGLATKVVEVIQHPIETKIIEQVKPPPPLPLPTVQLPPPKFAPPPPPFVPPPEVPVQAPPQATIMHQTAPVVAQPAPPPAPPAAPTPTKAPSTEVGVVCPNSDQVRSSVVYPREARENNVTGNALIEFVVDPQGHITNEHVAKSSEDSSLDRAAFNAVKQFSCVSQGQPVRVQVPFTFNLN; encoded by the coding sequence ATGTTAACCGATGGAGTGTTTCGGTCAAATGACGCGAGAGGCCCGCGCGAGTTCGGGAAAAAGCAGCAGAACCCTGTACGCCGCTTTGGCGGTATTGTCGCCGTTCTTCTTCTGCATGTGGTGCTGATCTATGCCTTGCTCAATGGTCTTGCCACCAAGGTGGTGGAGGTCATTCAACACCCGATCGAAACAAAGATCATTGAGCAGGTGAAACCCCCACCACCGTTGCCGTTGCCGACCGTGCAGTTGCCGCCGCCGAAGTTCGCACCGCCTCCGCCGCCGTTCGTGCCGCCGCCGGAAGTGCCGGTGCAGGCTCCGCCTCAGGCAACGATCATGCACCAGACCGCCCCGGTCGTGGCCCAGCCTGCACCGCCGCCGGCACCTCCCGCAGCGCCGACGCCGACCAAGGCGCCGAGCACTGAAGTGGGCGTGGTTTGCCCGAACTCCGATCAGGTCCGCTCATCTGTGGTCTATCCGAGAGAGGCACGGGAAAACAACGTCACGGGCAATGCGCTCATTGAATTCGTAGTCGATCCGCAGGGCCATATTACGAATGAACACGTCGCGAAGTCATCCGAGGATTCATCACTGGATCGCGCGGCGTTCAACGCGGTAAAACAGTTTAGTTGCGTTTCCCAAGGCCAACCTGTGCGTGTCCAGGTCCCGTTCACGTTTAACCTGAACTGA
- the tnpB gene encoding IS66 family insertion sequence element accessory protein TnpB (TnpB, as the term is used for proteins encoded by IS66 family insertion elements, is considered an accessory protein, since TnpC, encoded by a neighboring gene, is a DDE family transposase.), translated as MFANRHSTRMTVLVHDGLGIWLAMRRLNKGRFIWTDGEHAVAVSLKAEQLRALVTGLPWRTLTPDHAITVI; from the coding sequence CTGTTTGCCAATCGGCATTCGACTCGCATGACGGTACTGGTCCACGATGGATTGGGGATCTGGCTGGCCATGCGGCGCTTGAACAAGGGGCGATTCATCTGGACGGATGGCGAGCATGCGGTCGCGGTTTCGCTCAAGGCGGAGCAGCTTCGCGCGCTGGTCACTGGTTTGCCGTGGCGAACGCTGACGCCCGATCATGCGATCACGGTGATATGA
- a CDS encoding M81 family metallopeptidase gives MKIFTATLVTETNTFAPSPTGFGGYASFGIFHGDASKVDPDGPLGDGAVELHRLAVAQGHEVVESLSAMAQPSGRTVQAVYEGFRDEILADLRAALPVGAVVLILHGAMVAERCDDCEGELIEEIRRIVGETVPIGVELDLHCHFTEQMKRNADVIVCFKEYPHTDAIDRLREVYALTVATAEGRIRPVTAMHDCRMVGIWHTTREPMIGFVKRMQSLEGKDGVLSVSFGHGFPWGDVAETGARIWVITDNDEVKAQRIAAQLASELWDMREAARPTALLIDAALDRALAVDGGLVVLADVADNPGGGAPCDSTFILSRIVERGISNVALGCIYDIGAVQACKEAGVGTRLTLRIGGKSGVSSGTPLDLKVTVRALADDHRQTMGGTISRLGSAAWVSTDDDVDIVLMTLREQTFSPSAFTGLGIDLAGKRIVVVKSTQHFHAEFAPIAEEVLYVSAPGALTADFVNIPYRVRPPNFWPRVDNPFQDISHA, from the coding sequence GTGAAGATTTTTACGGCAACACTGGTCACCGAAACGAATACGTTTGCGCCGAGCCCGACCGGGTTTGGCGGCTATGCCTCGTTTGGCATCTTTCACGGAGATGCCAGCAAGGTCGATCCTGACGGCCCGCTTGGAGACGGAGCGGTGGAGTTGCACCGGCTCGCCGTCGCACAAGGCCATGAAGTGGTGGAAAGTCTGTCGGCCATGGCGCAACCATCGGGCCGAACGGTGCAGGCGGTGTACGAAGGTTTTCGCGACGAAATTCTCGCGGACCTACGCGCAGCGCTTCCGGTCGGTGCCGTGGTCCTGATACTGCATGGCGCAATGGTCGCGGAGCGATGCGACGATTGTGAAGGAGAGCTGATTGAGGAAATTAGAAGAATTGTTGGCGAGACTGTGCCCATTGGTGTGGAGCTCGATCTGCATTGCCACTTCACCGAGCAGATGAAGCGCAATGCGGACGTCATTGTCTGTTTCAAGGAATATCCTCACACGGACGCGATCGATCGCCTGCGGGAGGTTTACGCGCTGACTGTGGCGACTGCGGAAGGTCGTATCCGTCCCGTGACCGCGATGCACGATTGCCGTATGGTGGGAATATGGCATACCACCCGCGAACCGATGATCGGATTCGTCAAGCGCATGCAGTCACTGGAAGGGAAAGACGGTGTGTTGTCGGTATCGTTTGGTCATGGGTTTCCATGGGGCGACGTAGCCGAAACGGGTGCGAGGATCTGGGTGATTACGGACAACGACGAAGTTAAAGCTCAGCGTATCGCCGCGCAACTGGCTAGCGAGCTGTGGGACATGCGTGAAGCGGCCCGGCCGACAGCATTGCTGATCGACGCGGCGCTCGATCGTGCGCTGGCGGTCGACGGCGGACTCGTGGTGCTTGCCGACGTTGCAGACAATCCGGGCGGTGGGGCGCCATGCGACAGTACTTTCATTTTGTCGCGGATCGTCGAGCGTGGCATCTCCAATGTGGCGCTTGGCTGCATTTACGACATTGGCGCAGTGCAGGCTTGCAAGGAAGCGGGGGTTGGCACGCGGCTAACGCTTCGGATCGGTGGCAAATCCGGGGTGAGTTCCGGTACGCCGCTGGATTTGAAGGTAACCGTACGCGCGCTTGCGGACGACCACCGTCAAACCATGGGCGGCACGATTTCCCGGCTGGGATCGGCGGCGTGGGTGTCGACGGACGACGATGTCGATATCGTATTGATGACGCTGCGAGAACAAACGTTTTCGCCAAGTGCTTTTACCGGTCTCGGAATCGATCTTGCGGGAAAACGCATCGTCGTGGTCAAGTCCACACAACATTTCCACGCGGAATTTGCGCCGATTGCGGAAGAAGTGCTTTATGTATCGGCGCCGGGTGCTCTAACAGCGGATTTCGTCAATATCCCGTACCGCGTTCGCCCGCCCAACTTCTGGCCGCGTGTCGACAATCCGTTTCAGGACATAAGCCATGCTTAA
- a CDS encoding transposase, translating to MPPIRRRRHSKEFKEQAIRAAMQQNVSITAVALRHRLNANMLRSWVAAQEERDAAEMACKSMSAPSAEFVPLQLEASAVPAGTGDIQIEVLRGAATVTVRWPLSAASDCAAWLQGWLR from the coding sequence GTGCCACCGATTCGTCGGCGGCGGCATAGCAAAGAGTTCAAGGAACAGGCGATCCGGGCGGCGATGCAGCAGAACGTATCGATTACGGCGGTCGCGCTGCGCCACCGCCTGAATGCCAATATGTTGCGAAGCTGGGTGGCAGCGCAGGAAGAGCGGGATGCAGCCGAAATGGCCTGCAAATCGATGAGCGCGCCGTCCGCAGAGTTTGTGCCGTTGCAGCTCGAAGCATCCGCGGTCCCAGCCGGCACAGGCGATATCCAGATTGAGGTGTTGCGGGGCGCAGCAACTGTGACAGTACGCTGGCCGTTGTCAGCGGCAAGTGATTGTGCAGCGTGGCTACAGGGATGGCTGCGTTGA
- a CDS encoding ExbD/TolR family protein, protein MGMNVASGGGSEPDVMVDINTTPLIDVMLVLLIMLIITIPIQTHAIKMNLPVGNPPPQAVQPEVVQIDIDFDGTMMWNGQVLPDRAALESHLRQVAGEPVQAEIHLLPNKLVPYKDVAAVLASAQRIGATKIGLIGNEQYMQ, encoded by the coding sequence ATGGGAATGAACGTAGCTTCGGGCGGTGGCAGCGAACCAGACGTGATGGTGGACATCAACACCACGCCTCTGATCGACGTGATGCTGGTGTTGCTGATCATGCTGATCATCACGATTCCGATCCAGACGCACGCCATCAAGATGAATCTGCCGGTGGGCAACCCGCCGCCTCAGGCGGTCCAGCCGGAAGTCGTGCAGATCGATATCGACTTCGACGGCACGATGATGTGGAATGGCCAGGTGTTACCCGACCGCGCGGCGCTCGAATCGCATCTGCGGCAGGTGGCGGGCGAGCCCGTGCAGGCGGAGATTCATCTGCTGCCGAACAAGTTGGTGCCGTATAAGGATGTTGCCGCCGTGCTGGCTTCGGCGCAACGCATCGGCGCGACGAAGATTGGACTGATCGGCAACGAGCAGTACATGCAATAG